The following proteins come from a genomic window of Candidozyma auris chromosome 4, complete sequence:
- the USO1 gene encoding Uso1p, with protein sequence MEYISAIVKSPSAEVTSEEAISILSDRLLNSKLPSDRRSAILGLKNFSRQYREIVVEYALRSLLKAATIDKDDPITMKAILETLLILFMKGTTTNDEKNKNIENHTFPRSPNGKYVSPLSVSLEVDQFSLWIADETTSTPEYLACFIQCLQNHSNFQLKHYAIQLIEGLLITRPLKTKDLFTKITTSVSAIVSLLSDEHDQVKGEAIILLIALVRDSYDIQKLVAFENTFDTVFTILKEEGGLRGSVIVHDCLSLLHSLLAFNASNQRLFLESGCISKLSQLIEDLVGPSLDHTYENEAPSTELYWNPQRIKNMLSTLDLCNSFVEKDNQDSNYNQLTFFDSGVFLLLLRVAFANNMEGSIRSQALIVTGNLMAGNKVLQYEFSKIDVPWFDPSFPITSSQKPSIAAPVALVNWALSLNSVHSFDIRLSASTCFQCFVEDNHDLKIGFMEDQISSFIAEEHQQKADIITQTSPAANKGDPVYLTNLVSALVQRDEDMKLNPYKIWFAAYFMICLINDCHETRRIAQRLKVGNEAYGEDVMSFIEALAQNLVTVWESTDIRVPVAYISLLSFWLFEDGDATDNFLKDIQTVKSIISCVVKDSSDSNALATGMGFTLIGIAYEFSRCASPCPRKTFHEIIIKTIGIGNYALKVKKLYQQYFEENNGDIMSQSLTRDDFGLPKVYFIPLYQRLIKDNYYRIKQALLHDPNLDPPMRVTFELFEDLEIKYRDLKNLQQARESEYCEKVTNLKNEVSRIQRSCQNTERELEMKISEVEKLRNLVQQYENSTTIMKDDLENLDSKYASANKIALDATSKVGALQKELELMKRSKSELLLKYEDVSAKKVIAENGINKMNRELKELTRCLEDERTQLQESELKTKSDLISNQRKIKELEEEVQQLLYSHTVMNENYDKIRKELAEKMQFIETLQSDLKKSEFERNAKSEYAKNAVEKLKSAASVIQNLKMQIKMKDEVLKKAAEKLSAADENSEDSLNAIGFSLKATPTISQNPSEQFNNIGNDGEESHSKLRADYIRDSRSPLLHDEYMSAEQTAPARCSTSPDSGYSNMPDIRTLQSEFDELVLLWEQEVKKTKYYRERLKQHNIDVSSDEEC encoded by the coding sequence ATGGAGTACATTTCTGCAATTGTCAAAAGTCCCTCTGCCGAAGTCACCCTGGAAGAAGCAATTCTGATCCTCAGTGATCGCTTATTAAACTCAAAACTACCATCAGATAGGCGATCTGCGATTTTGGGATTAAAAAACTTTAGTAGACAGTACAGAGAGATAGTTGTTGAGTATGCATTGAGGTCACTTTTAAAAGCAGCCACAATTGACAAAGATGATCCCATTACGATGAAAGCAATCCTTGAAACGCTTCTCATACTTTTTATGAAAGGAACAACGACGAACGATGAGAAGAATAAGAATATTGAAAACCACACTTTTCCGCGATCACCAAACGGGAAATATGTCTCCCCCTTGTCTGTCCTGCTCgaagttgatcaatttTCCTTATGGATTGCTGATGAGACCACCTCAACTCCAGAGTATTTGGCCTGCTTTATACAATGTTTGCAGAATCACTCAAACTTTCAGCTTAAGCATTATGCCATTCAACTAATCGAAGGTCTTCTCATCACAAGACCcttgaagacaaaagaTTTGTTCACAAAAATCACAACATCGGTCTCTGCAATAGTGTCTTTATTGAGTGATGAACACGATCAGGTAAAAGGCGAGGCAATTATACTTTTGATTGCTTTGGTGCGAGACTCATATGAcattcaaaagcttgtcGCCTTCGAGAACACATTTGACACTGTATTCacaattttgaaagaagaaggcggTCTTAGAGGTTCTGTGATTGTTCACGACTGTCTTTCACTACTTCATAGCCTATTGGCATTTAATGCCTCAAACCAGAGACTATTTTTAGAAAGTGGATGCATTTCTAAACTTTCTCAATTGATTGAGGACCTTGTCGGTCCTTCTCTCGATCACACCTATGAAAACGAAGCGCCTTCGACCGAGCTTTACTGGAATCCTCAGAGAATCAAAAACATGTTGCTGACATTGGATTTGTGCAATtcatttgttgaaaaagacaatCAGGATTCAAATTACAACCAGTTGACTTTTTTCGATTCAGGcgtttttcttcttcttttgcgAGTGGCCTTTGCGAACAACATGGAAGGTTCGATACGCTCACAAGCTTTGATAGTGACTGGCAACTTAATGGCTGGTAACAAGGTTTTGCAGTATgaattctcaaaaatagATGTGCCTTGGTTTGATCCATCATTTCCCATAACTAGCTCCCAAAAGCCATCAATAGCTGCTCCTGTAGCGTTGGTGAACTGGGCGTTGTCTTTAAATTCCGTTCATTCGTTTGACATTCGCCTTTCCGCATCTACTTGCTTTCAATGCTTTGTGGAAGACAATCATGATCTAAAGATTGGGTTCATGGAAGACCAGATATCATCCTTCATAGCTGAGGAGCACCAACAGAAAGCTGATATTATTACACAAACTTCCCCGGCTGCGAATAAGGGAGATCCAGTCTACTTGACGAATCTTGTTTCAGCATTGGTACAACGCGACGAGGACATGAAGCTCAATCCTTATAAGATTTGGTTTGCTGCCTATTTCATGATTTGTCTTATCAATGACTGTCATGAGACAAGGAGGATTGCTCAGCGTCTTAAAGTTGGCAATGAAGCGTATGGAGAAGACGTGATGTCTTTTATTGAAGCTCTTGCCCAAAATTTGGTGACTGTTTGGGAGTCTACTGATATTCGAGTTCCTGTAGCATACATTTCATTGCTTTCGTTCTGGCTATTCGAGGATGGCGATGCGACGGACAATTTTTTAAAGGACATTCAAACAGTGAAGTCAATTATATCCTGTGTCGTGAAAGATTCCTCAGACTCTAATGCTTTGGCGACTGGAATGGGGTTCACGCTAATAGGCATCGCCTACGAGTTTTCCAGGTGTGCATCACCATGTCCCAGAAAAACCTTTCACGAAATCATAATCAAAACTATCGGCATTGGGAACTACGCTCTCAAGGTCAAAAAGTTATATCAACAATACTTCGAGGAAAATAACGGCGATATCATGTCACAATCTCTTACACGAGATGATTTCGGGCTTCCAAAAGTATACTTCATCCCGCTTTACCAAAGACTCATAAAAGACAATTACTATAGAATTAAACAAGCCTTGCTACACGACCCAAATTTGGATCCACCAATGCGTGTAACTTTCGAATTATTTGAAGACCTAGAGATAAAGTATCGTGACCTaaaaaatttgcaacaagCAAGAGAGTCAGAATACTGTGAGAAGGTAACCAATCTCAAGAATGAAGTGCTGAGAATACAGCGCTCATGTCAAAACACAGAGCGAGAACTAGAGATGAAAATATCTGAGGTAGAAAAACTAAGGAATCTAGTCCAACAGTATGAAAATTCTACTACAATCATGAAAGATGACCTTGAAAATCTTGACTCAAAGTATGCATCAGCAAATAAGATTGCTCTTGATGCTACTTCAAAAGTTGGCGCTCTTCAAAAGGAACTTGAGCTCATGAAGCGCTCAAAAAGTGAATTGCTTTTGAAGTACGAGGACGTTTCAGCAAAAAAAGTTATTGCCGAAAATggcatcaacaaaatgaaCCGCGAGCTAAAAGAGTTGACTCGATGCCTTGAGGATGAGAGAACTCAGCTACAAGAACTGGAGTTGAAGACGAAATCAGACTTGATTTCAAATCAGAGGAAGATAaaggagcttgaagaggaagtgCAGCAACTTCTCTACTCACACACGGTTATGAATGAAAATTATGATAAGATTCGAAAAGagttggcagagaagatgcAGTTTATTGAGACGCTACAAAGCGACCTCAAAAAGAGTGAGTTCGAGAGGAATGCGAAGAGCGAGTACGCCAAAAACGCAGTTGAAAAACTAAAATCGGCAGCATCGGTCATTCAGAATTTAAAAATGCAAATTAAAATGAAGGATGAGGTACTTAAAAAGGCTGCAGAGAAACTATCAGCTGCTGATGAGAATTCTGAAGATTCACTTAATGCAATTggattttctttgaaagctACACCTACTATATCACAGAACCCTAGCGAACAATTCAACAATATCGGGaatgatggagaagagctGCATAGCAAATTGAGGGCAGACTATATCCGGGATTCTCGAAGTCCATTATTACATGACGAGTATATGTCTGCTGAGCAAACTGCCCCCGCTAGATGTCTGACCAGCCCCGATTCTGGATATCTGAATATGCCCGATATTCGAACTCTTCAGTCCGAGTTTGACGAActtgtccttctttggGAACAGGAGGtaaaaaagacaaaataTTATAGGGAGAGATTGAAGCAACATAATATAGATGTATCTAGCGATGAAGAATGCTGA
- a CDS encoding Elongator subunit IKI3, producing MKDLTILNEGILNLQSQAFPDLTLIECTFDAVHDSMICIMADDARDVFEVQRLGKNGDHQILCYFESPCPGSDLISFRHFEDSDAMVFILSNGDVVMGKPDFEASDGFSVEIAGSIDANISAAQWSPDGEILVIISSSLKMHLVSRSFEPIFDTQLSEEDTSKVAGTNVSVGWGRKETQFRGKGFKALERERETLKHAGLDSIESSILHDPTVKEEESGRLSLYDDNSVRIAWRDDCEVFAVSSRLSERDCSSRRAIRFYSRFGELEAVSEAVDGLDCDIHWRSSSTLLTASVSSIREYDQEDEKLSKVIFFERNGLRHGEFERESEIVKQIAWSCNGEVLALVLHDRVQFWTTKNYHWYLKQECFIEGDGPSSLTFHPDKPLTIMTITAPNTVKVITLGITVNSGPSVKGFDGGIVCVTDGHRVNMTPLGISNVPPPLCLLELNHKDPVRSFAFSDTQKMLVTLTSRLEFYLNTNIHFEDDSVQSLKQLKLSTNFIKCAVSPKQVCLTNSCNLFVLSDGHSFSLIHIFSLPTGELRSEIRLPLKGAILKPSVDEKIAVVELIDGRVLEVDEGGDLKELCSFPQFCSQVEAIVTRDGGRIVVGLSESGKIFGGPRLIASSITSFKLTDQFLCITSAQSKLHFIHLSTMDHADLSYIGFTSIDDERTRPIERGALLVTVVPTKYAVILQAPRGNLETIYPRIMVLTAVRSFIKELRYYDAYIACRAHRIDLDILYDYDVERFENNIAHFIEQIKRVDYLDLFVSNLHEGDVTRDKYSETLQSRGDHGHTTAPQCPTSNEKKKASKVNRICNLMLEELAQDKYGGMYLQVQITAFACQKPPNDDGALQLIAAIADESSKDEAITHLCYLQDASHLYKRALGLFDPKLALCVAQRSQMDPKEYLPFLQRLHGESEFKKRFIIDDYLGKRESALRWLYELGDEFKSEFIDYVVKHSVYATALRLIKHEFDRRNQVLMLYAEYLGKTSYFEEAGRIFESLGANHEALVNYIAARCWKEALSLAKEIHQDEKVKEIARTLSRQLEECHNYRDSAIIESSFLNDDLRAIRLYCKAYEFDSAILLTKVSKLDDNIVDMELRESFGMMIELLADCTSQLASQVSRLREIRKRKALDPTLFYDSTNTEIETPDDVSIAESELSTTPSFFTKYTGKTEGTAKTGASRRTSKNKRREERKRAKGRKGTVYEEEYLIQSVGRMIERLNSTVDDATHLVQGLVRRKMWEEAYQIRTSWDKLTEELAERVEEVFTLSEKDRERIGENGEVYLIPELVSPMIVQFPVIKSLNY from the coding sequence ATGAAGGATTTGACGATATTGAATGAGGGCATTCTTAACCTTCAGTCTCAAGCATTCCCCGATCTCACATTGATCGAGTGCACATTCGACGCTGTCCATGACTCAATGATATGTATCATGGCAGATGATGCCCGGGATGTGTTTGAAGTCCAAAGATTGGGCAAGAATGGAGATCATCAAATTCTTTGTTACTTCGAAAGCCCCTGTCCTGGGTCAGACTTAATTTCATTCAGACACTTCGAGGACAGCGACGCTATGGTTTTCATCTTGAGcaatggtgatgttgtcaTGGGAAAACCGGATTTCGAAGCAAGCGACGGATTTTCCGTTGAAATTGCAGGACTGATAGATGCTAACATCTCGGCAGCGCAATGGTCTCCCGACGGAGAGATTCTTGTTATTATCTCTAGTTCCTTGAAAATGCATCTTGTTTCAAGATCATTTGAACCGATTTTCGATACTCAATTATCTGAAGAGGATACTTCAAAAGTCGCTGGCACCAATGTGTCTGTGGGCTGGGGCCGCAAGGAGACCCAGTTTCGGGGGAAGGGATTCAAGGCTTTAGAAAGGGAACGGGAAACACTCAAACATGCCGGTCTTGATCTGATTGAATCTTCTATTTTACATGATCCTACGGttaaagaagaggagagcGGAAGGTTATCTCTATATGACGACAATTCAGTCCGGATTGCATGGAGAGACGACTGCGAAGTGTTCGCCGTTTCATCTCGACTCAGTGAGAGGGATTGTTCATCGAGGCGTGCCATTCGTTTTTACAGCAGGTttggagaacttgaagCCGTCTCAGAAGCTGTAGATGGCCTTGATTGTGACATTCATTGGAGATCTCTGTCCACTTTGCTCACGGCTTCTGTATCATCCATACGAGAGTatgatcaagaagatgaaaagctCTCAAAGGTAATATTTTTTGAGAGAAATGGGTTGAGGCATGGCGAATTTGAGCGAGAAAGCGAAATTGTAAAGCAGATTGCGTGGTCATGTAATGGGGAAGTTCTAGCTTTGGTCTTACATGATCGAGTTCAATTTTGGACGACTAAAAATTATCACTGGTATCTTAAGCAAGAATGCTTTATAGAAGGCGACGGCCCGTCATCTCTTACATTTCATCCAGATAAGCCACTAACGATCATGACGATTACGGCTCCCAATACAGTAAAAGTTATCACACTTGGAATTACTGTGAATAGTGGTCCATCAGTAAAAGGATTCGATGGCGGTATTGTCTGTGTAACTGATGGACATCGTGTCAACATGACTCCTCTAGGTATCAGCAATGTTCCCCCTCCGTTATGTTTGTTGGAGTTGAATCATAAAGATCCCGTGAGATCATTTGCATTCAGTGACACACAAAAAATGCTCGTTACGTTAACCAGCAGGTTGGAATTCTACTTGAACACAAATATTCACTTCGAAGATGATAGCGTACAGCTGCTCAAGCAATTAAAGCTTTCGACAAATTTCATTAAATGTGCtgtttctccaaagcaAGTTTGTCTCACAAATCTGTGTAATCTTTTTGTGCTTTCCGATGGTCACTCATTCTCGTTGATCCATATCTTTAGTCTCCCGACAGGTGAGCTTCGTTCCGAGATAAGGCTTCCTCTCAAAGGGGCGATCCTCAAGCCTCTGGTAGATGAGAAAATTGCAGTGGTCGAGTTGATAGATGGACGCGTTTTGGAGGTTGATGAGGGGGGAGATCTAAAAGAGCTATGCTCGTTTCCCCAGTTCTGCTCTCAAGTGGAAGCCATTGTTACAAGAGATGGTGGGAGGATTGTCGTTGGCCTTAGCGAGAGCGGAAAAATTTTTGGTGGACCTAGGCTTATTGCGAGTAGTATAACATCATTCAAGTTAACGGACCAGTTTCTTTGCATTACCTCAGCACAATCAAAGTTACATTTCATTCATCTTTCGACAATGGATCATGCAGATTTATCTTACATTGGATTTACTTCTATTGACGACGAGAGAACGAGACCGATAGAACGAGGGGCGTTATTAGTGACCGTGGTCCCGACAAAGTACGCTGTGATATTACAAGCTCCACGTGGTAATCTTGAAACAATTTATCCTCGAATTATGGTCTTGACAGCAGTGCGATCATTTATCAAGGAGTTGCGTTACTATGATGCGTACATTGCATGCCGCGCACATAGAATAGACCTCGATATTTTGTACGACTACGATGTCGAGCGATTTGAAAATAATATAGCTCATTTCATCGAACAAATTAAACGAGTTGATTACTTAGACTTGTTTGtttcaaatcttcatgAAGGTGACGTGACTAGAGATAAATATTCAGAAACTTTACAATCGCGTGGTGACCATGGCCACACAACGGCACCTCAATGCCCTACGAGCaatgagaaaaagaaagcaagtAAGGTGAACAGAATTTGCAATCTTatgcttgaagagcttgcaCAAGATAAATACGGAGGGATGTATTTGCAAGTGCAAATTACAGCATTCGCTTGCCAGAAGCCTCCAAATGATGATGGCGCTCTTCAGCTTATTGCGGCGATTGCGGATGAGCTGTCCAAGGATGAAGCAATAACTCACCTCTGCTATTTACAGGACGCAAGTCATCTTTACAAAAGGGCTTTAGGCTTGTTTGATCCAAAATTAGCTCTATGCGTTGCTCAAAGGTCGCAAATGGATCCCAAAGAGTATTTGCCTTTCCTCCAAAGATTACACGGCGAGCTGGAATTTAAGAAACGATTCATAATTGACGATTACCTTGGAAAGCGTGAAAGTGCTCTCCGGTGGCTTTACGAACTTGGCGACGAGTTTAAGCTGGAATTCATTGATTACGTTGTAAAACATTCCGTATATGCGACCGCTCTTCGTTTAATCAAGCACGAATTCGATCGAAGAAATCaagtgttgatgttgtacGCCGAATATTTAGGGAAAACATCTTATTTTGAGGAGGCAGGCAGAATATTTGAATCTCTTGGAGCTAATCATGAGGCTCTAGTAAATTACATTGCCGCTAGGTGCTGGAAAGAAGCATTGTCACTTGCCAAGGAAATTCATCAAGACGAAAAGGTAAAAGAAATTGCTAGAACCCTCTCTCGTCAACTAGAGGAATGTCATAATTATCGTGACTCTGCGATTATAGAATCAAGTTTCCTAAACGATGACTTGAGGGCCATTAGGCTTTATTGCAAAGCTTACGAATTTGACTCCGCGATACTTTTGACAAAGGTTTCCAAATTAGATGACAACATTGTTGATATGGAACTAAGAGAGTCATTCGGTATGATGATTGAGTTACTAGCGGATTGTACCAGCCAATTAGCTTCACAAGTTAGTCGTTTGCGAGAAATTCGCAAGAGAAAAGCGCTCGACCCCACATTATTTTACGACCTGACTAACACAGAGATAGAAACACCTGACGACGTTTCGATAGCAGAATCTGAATTGTCTACTACACCATCTTTTTTCACAAAATACACGGGCAAGACGGAGGGAACAGCAAAAACAGGTGCATCGCGCCGGACTCTGAAGAATAAGAGACGTGAGGAACGGAAGCGCGcgaaaggaagaaaaggaacTGTTTACGAGGAGGAGTATCTTATTCAATCTGTTGGAAGAATGATTGAGCGCTTGAATTCCACCGTGGATGACGCAACTCACTTGGTTCAAGGTCTTGTGAGGAGAAAAATGTGGGAAGAAGCATATCAAATAAGAACTTCTTGGGACAAATTGACAGAGGAATTGGCGGAAAGGGTCGAAGAGGTTTTTACTCTTTCGGAAAAAGATAGGGAAAGGATCGGTGAGAATGGAGAGGTTTATCTTATTCCCGAGTTGGTCAGTCCTATGATAGTCCAATTTCCAGTCATAAAGTCTTTAAACTACTAG
- the ABZ1 gene encoding 4-amino-4-deoxychorismate synthase yields MILLIDSYDSFSHNLRRLLKTVTKHKVVVVQNDFVSKDEYMDCFSTWISKFDYLVVGPGPGHPAVDEDVGIIQWLFSHFKAHPESTIPVLGVCLGFQSLCYAFGNEIKKLPNVRHGQIFSIQASPSDLFGTEFLDFESVRYHSLGVLAEELNDEIITLATCLDESDTIVMAAKHKSLPLYGVQYHPESICSSQGEDLIRNFDQIATKFNNSRNRPCESGGLIRSKYVAESRSTSYTQILHQMYEPCGSRLRFPTTVYPVDFCDILLGKGHDLILLNSASEPGDWSIVGFPIKGHSEVITHSIDRPTIVKINKYSDNSSVQEFETPVWDLLKAKMMSRFVSSSAANHKLSHFINRRAPFCGGYMGLISYEEGQHINKKELGSMCKGDTPDIKLVFIERFALFDHKNSQWALISTSTDDVEWVSSIKESLEMSAMEHASTRNVPSRVKELCKVEDEELIRFDLPKRETYGKQFQSCQEYLHSGDSYELCLTAQSKVFVPSYVKAWDMYKILTVHKNPSPYSSFMSFDDCVLISSSPERFLSWKADLDDDTRRTVELRPIKGTVRNDDSISIDDASKILKTPKEMGENLMIVDLIRHDLDSFVESVQVSALMSVECYKTVYQLVSVIRGVLRDSCALDVLSQSLPSGSMTGAPKKRSMQILQEIESMQHTTQEKRRGIYSGVAGYWSVTDEADWSVTIRSIFHYGADKENKANVDVWRIGAGGAITVLSEEEGEWDEMMLKMRSTLQIFQ; encoded by the coding sequence ATGATACTTTTGATAGATTCCTATGACTCTTTTAGTCACAACCTACGAAGACTTCTTAAGACAGTGACTAAGCACAAGGTGGTGGTTGTCCAGAATGACTTTGTCTCTAAGGATGAATACATGGACTGCTTCTCAACTTGGATCTCGAAATTCGATTACTTAGTCGTTGGCCCCGGCCCTGGCCATCCGGCTGTTGACGAGGATGTAGGCATAATTCAATGGCTTTTTTCACACTTCAAAGCTCACCCAGAAAGCACGATTCCAGTGCTTGGTGTGTGTCTTGGTTTTCAAAGCTTATGTTACGCATTCGGTaacgagatcaagaaattACCCAATGTGAGACACGGTCAAATATTTAGCATCCAAGCCTCGCCCTCCGATTTGTTCGGGACAGAGttccttgattttgagagTGTAAGATATCACTCATTAGGCGTTCTCGCTGAAGAATTGAATGATGAAATCATTACACTAGCCACTTGTCTTGACGAAAGTGATACTATTGTCATGGCTGCTAAACACAAATCTTTGCCTTTATATGGTGTGCAATATCATCCTGAGTCCATCTGTTCTTCCCAAGGCGAGGACCTCATCCGCAATTTTGATCAAATAGCAACCAAGTTCAACAATTCTAGAAACAGACCTTGTGAATCTGGCGGACTCATACGTTCCAAATATGTTGCTGAGTCGAGATCTACAAGCTACactcaaattcttcatcagatGTATGAACCTTGCGGATCTAGATTGCGTTTTCCTACAACGGTGTATCCAGTAGACTTTTGTGACATATTGCTTGGCAAAGGTCATGATTTGATACTCCTCAATTCCGCATCAGAACCAGGAGACTGGTCCATTGTGGGGTTTCCCATCAAGGGTCACAGCGAGGTTATCACCCATTCAATAGACCGGCCAACAATTgtgaagatcaacaagtaTTCAGACAACTCATCAGTACAGGAATTTGAAACCCCTGTTTGGgatcttttgaaagcaaaAATGATGAGCAGATTTGTCTCACTGAGTGCTGCAAATCATAAACTATCCCATTTCATAAATCGCCGCGCACCATTTTGTGGGGGATATATGGGGTTGATATCTTATGAAGAGGGGCAACACATTAACAAAAAGGAATTGGGCTCTATGTGTAAAGGTGATACGCCTGATATTAAACTTGTTTTCATCGAAAGATTTGCACTCTTTGATCATAAGAATTCACAATGGGCTTTGATTTCCACTAGTACAGACGACGTTGAATGGGTGTCTCTGATCAAAGAATCCCTTGAAATGAGTGCGATGGAGCATGCGAGTACGAGGAACGTGCCTTCTCGTGTAAAGGAGCTTTGCAAGGTAGAGGATGAAGAGCTCATTCGTTTCGATCTTCCCAAGAGAGAAACATATGGCAAACAATTTCAGTCTTGTCAAGAATATCTTCATTCGGGAGATTCCTACGAGCTCTGTCTTACTGCTCAGCTGAAAGTGTTCGTTCCATCATACGTAAAGGCTTGGGACATGTACAAAATTTTAACCGTGCATAAGAACCCATCTCCATACTCTTCGTTCATGTCTTTTGATGACTGCGTCTTGATATCATCTTCCCCCGAGAGGTTTTTGAGCTGGAAAGCAGATTTAGATGATGACACTCGAAGAACAGTCGAATTGAGACCTATAAAAGGCACAGTTAGGAACGATGACTCTATAAGCATTGATGATGCAAgcaaaattctcaaaactCCCAAGGAGATGGGCGAGAACTTGATGATCGTCGATCTCATCAGGCATGACCTTGATTCTTTTGTGGAAAGCGTGCAGGTGAGTGCGTTAATGTCTGTTGAGTGCTACAAGACGGTGTATCAACTAGTAAGTGTAATTCGTGGAGTCTTGAGAGACAGCTGTGCACTCGATGTGTTATCGCAGTCTCTCCCGTCTGGATCAATGACTGGAGCTCCTAAAAAGAGATCCATGCAAATTTTGCAAGAAATCGAAAGCATGCAACACACCACGCAGGAGAAACGCAGAGGAATTTACAGTGGCGTGGCCGGATACTGGTCGGTGACAGACGAGGCAGATTGGTCCGTCACAATTCGCTCAATCTTTCATTACGGAGCTGACAAGGAAAATAAAGCAAATGTCGACGTGTGGCGAATTGGTGCAGGGGGTGCAATTACGGTTTTGAGTGAGGAGGAAGGAGAGTGGGATGAAATGATGCTAAAAATGCGAAGTACTCTCCAGATCTTTCAGTAA